The Methanobacterium formicicum genome includes a region encoding these proteins:
- a CDS encoding proteasome assembly chaperone family protein: MVQMVETEVECCKIISKDIEDATVIEGSPELGLIGNIVGWLLVEELKMEEIGHIESKHFPPLAVLYRGVAIHPFRIYNADDVVLFLSDFVVPPDVTYDMTNVIVEWMKRNNSKELITLNSIAVPQKINQVAAAANSFEGLERLGKLDLPILPFGNINGISGTLLTRTRASEIPASCLFAEVLNQYPDPRAAASVVDVLNRMLNIKVNSEPLLKEAEEIETRLKELAQAVQGEGGSQAYG; this comes from the coding sequence ATGGTGCAAATGGTGGAAACTGAAGTTGAATGCTGTAAAATAATATCTAAAGATATTGAAGATGCAACTGTAATTGAAGGATCTCCTGAACTGGGGCTTATCGGGAATATAGTGGGATGGTTACTTGTTGAAGAATTGAAAATGGAAGAAATTGGACATATTGAGTCCAAACATTTCCCACCATTAGCAGTTCTTTATCGAGGCGTGGCTATACACCCTTTCCGTATTTACAACGCCGATGATGTAGTCCTTTTCCTATCAGACTTCGTAGTTCCACCAGATGTCACCTATGACATGACCAATGTTATTGTGGAATGGATGAAAAGAAATAACAGCAAGGAACTCATCACCCTCAATAGCATTGCTGTTCCCCAGAAAATCAACCAAGTTGCTGCCGCTGCCAATTCTTTTGAAGGGTTAGAACGGCTAGGAAAACTCGATCTCCCTATCCTCCCCTTCGGAAACATAAATGGCATCTCAGGAACCCTTTTAACCCGTACCCGGGCCAGTGAAATACCTGCATCCTGCCTATTTGCCGAGGTTTTGAACCAGTACCCCGATCCACGTGCTGCCGCTAGTGTGGTGGATGTTTTAAATAGGATGTTGAATATAAAAGTTAACTCTGAGCCACTTTTGAAGGAAGCTGAAGAAATAGAAACCAGACTTAAAGAACTGGCACAGGCAGTTCAAGGTGAAGGTGGATCACAAGCATACGGTTAA